From the Pseudomonadota bacterium genome, one window contains:
- the pdxT gene encoding pyridoxal 5'-phosphate synthase glutaminase subunit PdxT, with amino-acid sequence MTTDAPCIGVLALQGDVSEHVRAIEAAGGRALEVRDADGLERVHGLVIPGGESTTVGMLLTRFALLEPLRRRIERGLPVYGTCTGLILLSRAIDDGLEGQPHLGCLDVRVRRNGYGRQLQSFEADIEMRLGGDVPAVVRAVFIRAPKIVATGGAVEVLAWHDGVAVAVRQGSLLATSFHPELTRDCRVHALFVEMCRAAVPISS; translated from the coding sequence GGCGACGTGAGCGAGCACGTGCGCGCCATCGAGGCCGCCGGCGGACGCGCGCTCGAGGTGCGCGACGCCGACGGGCTCGAGCGGGTTCATGGGCTCGTGATCCCTGGAGGCGAGAGCACCACGGTGGGCATGCTCCTGACGCGCTTCGCGCTGCTCGAGCCGCTGCGCCGCCGCATCGAGCGCGGTCTCCCGGTCTATGGCACGTGCACGGGTCTCATCCTGCTGTCGCGTGCCATCGATGACGGTCTCGAGGGGCAGCCGCATCTCGGCTGCCTCGACGTGCGCGTGCGTCGCAATGGCTATGGCAGACAGCTGCAGTCGTTCGAAGCCGACATCGAGATGCGTCTGGGCGGCGACGTTCCGGCCGTGGTCAGGGCGGTGTTCATCCGCGCGCCCAAGATCGTGGCGACGGGCGGCGCGGTCGAGGTGCTTGCGTGGCACGACGGGGTCGCCGTCGCGGTGCGCCAAGGGTCGCTGCTGGCCACCTCGTTCCATCCGGAGCTGACGCGAGACTGCCGCGTTCACGCGCTGTTCGTCGAGATGTGCCGAGCGGCGGTGCCCATCTCTTCGTGA